The stretch of DNA TACGAAGTACCTAACAAGCATCGGACTGATTACGATGTTCTTTACCGGTGCCGTAGGTATTTCCTCTATCTTCTCGATATCGTAGTTGGCCTTGAAAAAGTCCTCGGCCTCCTGCTTACTCGACGAGAAATCGTACATCACGTGGAAGGCGTAGCAGTCCTCGAACTCCGGGTATATGCCGTATGCCGCGTACCCGGCGCCAAGGCCGTTACCCCTGTCGTTCATAAGGCAAAGGGACTTGGTGATGTAGCTGCCGTCCACCTTCTTTCGCTTCCGGTTTATGAGGCCTGTTAAGCCGCAGCCCGATATGTCTTTCTGGTAATCGTGGTTCATGTTAAAAGGTTCTCCTTCTAAAGAAACGCCTCTCGCGGCGCGTCACGCCGCGCTTTTTTTCTTGGCCTTGTATATCTCTACCATCTTTAAAAACTCATCCATCCCGGACTTCGAAGGCTCCGGAAGCCCGAGCTTCTTTCTTGGCGGAAGTGCCGGCTCTCCAAGCTTTCCGGTCTTTGCAAACATCTCGTAGCCGCGCTTTACCTGGGCCGGGTGCACGCCCTTCTTTGTCGCGTAGAGGCGCATCGCTGTCATTGCGTTCTCGAAGCCGTAGTGCTGGTAGCATATCTCAACGCAGTGATGGCACTCGAGACACTGCCATATGCTCTTCGAATCGACCCACTTATCGTGCTCCCCTTTGACTATGTCCTTAACAACGGCCCTCGGGTCGTAGCCCTCTATATGGAGGCACGCCGGGCAAAGGTTATAGCACGCGCCGCACTCTGCGCATTTTTCCAAAAGCTTCATATTAAGCGTTGATTCGAGCATCATTATCCCCCCTTATCCCCTAAAAGGCCCCTTCCATGTTCATACCGCCCTCGAGCGTCGAGGC from Deltaproteobacteria bacterium encodes:
- a CDS encoding 4Fe-4S dicluster domain-containing protein; translation: MMLESTLNMKLLEKCAECGACYNLCPACLHIEGYDPRAVVKDIVKGEHDKWVDSKSIWQCLECHHCVEICYQHYGFENAMTAMRLYATKKGVHPAQVKRGYEMFAKTGKLGEPALPPRKKLGLPEPSKSGMDEFLKMVEIYKAKKKSAA